In the Pungitius pungitius chromosome 5, fPunPun2.1, whole genome shotgun sequence genome, one interval contains:
- the smn1 gene encoding survival motor neuron protein 1, producing the protein MANGCKDVLFSRGTGQSDDSDIWDDTALIKAYDKAVASFKTALKGEDEPQASKKNLPGKKRKNNKKNQSRKRTNAPPDKEWQVGDACSAYWSEDGQLYAATISSIDEERGTCIVVYTQYGNEEEQNLEDLLTEISEDDEETNTKVKAAESSTEESDRSTTPNHHKQQLHSKPQKTKAHREPPPMWAPGFPGFPQGPPPMHASKTRGSRRSGGHGPVPPPWPPMMPFGPPMIPPPPPMSPDMVEDEALGSVLLSWYMSGYHTGYYLGLKQGRKDAGNQTKLHHK; encoded by the exons ATGGCCAATGGATGCAAAGACGTGTTGTTTTCACGTGGAACTGGACAG agTGACGATTCTGATATATGGGATGACACTGCCTTGATAAAGGCTTATGACAAGGCAGTTGCATCATTCAAG ACTGCCCTTAAGGGTGAAGACGAGCCACAGGCTTCAAAGAAAAACCTGCCAGGAAAGAAACGcaagaacaacaaaaagaacCAGAGCAGGAAAAGAACAAATGCACCCCCAGACAAAGAA TGGCAGGTTGGGGACGCGTGCAGTGCATACTGGTCAGAGGATGGCCAGCTGTATGCAGCGACTATCTCCTCCATAGATGAGGAGAGGGGCACTTGTATAGTTGTTTATACACAATACGGCaacgaggaggagcagaacCTTGAAGACTTACTTACAGAGATCTCTGAGGATGATGAAGAAACAAATACCAAG GTGAAAGCGGCAGAATCCTCAACGGAGGAAAGTGACAGGTCCACCACACCAAACCACCACAAACAACAACTCCACAGTAAACCCCAGAAAACCAAGGCCCACAGAGAACCTCCTCCTATGTGGGCTCCGGGGTTCCCTGGATTTCCACAAGGTCCACCTCCCATGCATGCTTCCAAAACG AGAGGAAGCAGACGGTCCGGTGGACACGGGCCTGTACCTCCTCCCTGGCCTCCAATGATGCCCTTTGGTCCACCT aTGATCCCTCCACCTCCGCCTATGAGCCCTGACATGGTGGAAGACGAGGCTTTGGGCAGCGTGCTCCTCTCCTGGTACATGAGTGGATATCACACAGGATACTACTTG GGGTTGAAACAAGGACGCAAAGACGCTGGCAATCAGACAAAGCTGCACCACAAATGA
- the hspb11 gene encoding intraflagellar transport protein 25 homolog translates to MIDSSLSSLGAEVVVATSSDNNHPPENIIDGNTNTFWMSTGMFPQEFIIRFAQSTPVSAVTVDSYNVKHLNIEKNTSQNASQFEFVTEQECKHTEGHLQSNTILLNGSNATHLRFVITSGYDHFVSVHRVSVQT, encoded by the exons ATGATCGATTCCTCTCTGAGTTCTTTGGGTGCAGAAGTTGTCGTCGCTACATCCAGCGATAATAATCACCCACCAGAAAACATTATTGACGG AAACACCAACACGTTTTGGATGTCAACCGGGATGTTTCCTCAAGAATTCATCATTCGCTTTGCTCAATCGACTCCGGTTTCTGCTGTGACGGTGGACAGCTATAATG tcaAGCATCTAAATATAGAAAAGAACACCTCACAAAATGCCTCTCAATTTGAGTTTGTTACAGAACAAG AATGTAAACATACGGAGGGACATCTTCAGTCAAATACTATTTTG cTAAATGGAAGCAATGCAACCCACCTTCGTTTTGTCATCACTTCGGGATATGATCACTTCGTCTCAGTGCACAGAGTCAGTGTACAGACATGA
- the lzts1 gene encoding leucine zipper putative tumor suppressor 1: MGSVSSLIDSNSPTSKHCKASEHRSKRGISPHRKSGGCSLDELLKCGFTLGSSSATQPSNGLSHSRSGRSEDFFYIKVSHKPGSVYHRGASMEEHAGGKNRNGESDGRLQPKLLTNRTSTEKSLVRSTAFKPGIPRSASSTETGHNSLDILCPLEKARGPESRYKQDNFSGTLSDSGRNSMSSLPTHSTSGSLSASTGPVSSNDASSVPANSLSKGVKPNFPPWVNSNSTNLDCSYGAGLCYGGLASNSNGDAGSPLSADEPSAFSETAGGIRSPITTDESLIERLEQRLLESETELQELQVSFEDKEAGTCQLFEERQRYCAEDMERLKLRCSTKLRQVSQMAAKTQQALQLQVSQLQVEKEKLQDDITKLTQQKDLIELRLGSYVTESTQFAPTLEETQWEVCQKSGEISLLKQQLRDCQADVNHKLNEIVGLKASLKENAAKTEKLERQSKEHDDDLRSRTIEVEVCQNELQRKKNEADLLREKVEKLEEDIQRMKQEFAVAKEQRVGVQQSSQQEAQNQALEGLIHAADSPARGHGEESSGHIATESLQREVERLKQQLEEEKDTQERLANSFKQERLMWNKEKDRVIKYQKQLQINYLQMHKKNQELERILKEVTAELESRTELGVDINYSSRLQTYDDVIATEI; the protein is encoded by the exons ATGGGCAGCGTCAGCAGCCTCATCGACAGCAACAGCCCTACTAGCAAACACTGCAAGGCATCTGAGCATAGGTCAAAAAGGGGAATAAGTCCTCACAGAAAGAGTGGAGGTTGCAGCCTTGATGAGTTACTGAAGTGTGGCTTCACTCTGGGCTCCTCGTCCGCCACTCAGCCCTCTAACGGCCTGTCACACTCCCGGTCAGGTCGAAGTGAAGATTTCTTTTACATCAAA GTGAGTCACAAACCGGGGTCAGTGTACCACAGAGGAGCATCAATGGAAGAGCATGCAGGTGGAAAGAACAGAAATGGGGAATCAGATGGGCGACTGCAGCCCAAACTACTGACTAACAGG ACCTCTACTGAGAAGTCATTGGTCCGTTCCACTGCCTTCAAGCCTGGGATTCCCAGGAGTGCATCCTCCACGGAGACAGGCCACAACAGCCTGGACATCCTTTGTCCTCTGGAGAAAGCAAGGGGCCCCGAAAGCAGATACAAGCAAGACAACTTCTCAG ggaCTCTCTCTGACTCTGGACGTAACTCTATGTCCAGCCTGCCCACCCACAGCACCAGCGGCAGCCTGAGTGCTTCCACGGGCCCTGTCAGTAGCAATGATGCCAGTTCAGTTCCCGCAAACAGCCTCAGCAAGGGAGTAAAACCCAATTTCCCTCCGTGGGTCAACAGTAATAGCACTAACCTTGACTGCAGCTACGGGGCTGGTTTATGCTACGGAGGGTTAGCCTCGAACTCTAATGGGGACGCTGGCTCCCCGCTTTCCGCAGATGAGCCAAGCGCATTTTCTGAAACTGCAGGTGGGATTCGGTCCCCCATTACTACAGATGAGTCACTGATTGAACGTTTGGAACAGAGGCTGCTGGAGAGCGAGACTGAACTGCAGGAGCTACAG GTGAGTTTTGAAGACAAGGAGGCAGGCACATGCCAGCTGTTTGAGGAGAGACAAAGGTACTGTGCTGAGGATATGGAGAGGCTGAAGCTGCGATGCTCCACAAAGCTACGGCAAGTCTCCCAAATGGCTGCAAAAACACAGCAAGCACTCCAGCTGCAGGTCAGCCAGCTCCAG gtggagaaggagaagcttCAGGATGATATCACCAAGCTCACCCAGCAGAAGGATCTTATTGAACTCAGACTCGGGTCTTACGTGACGGAGAGCACACAGTTCGCACCGACACTGGAGGAAACTCAGTGGGAG GTGTGCCAGAAATCAGGGGAGATTTCATTATTGAAGCAGCAACTGAGAGACTGCCAGGCAGACGTCAACCACAAGCTGAACGAGATAGTCGGCCTCAAAGCGTCACTGAAGGAGAACGCAGCAAAAACGGAGAAACTCGAGAGACAAAGCAAAGAACACGATGACGACCTGCGCTCTCGCACCATTGAGGTGGAG GTGTGCCAAAATGAACTTCAGcgcaaaaaaaatgaagcggATTTGCTGAGGGAGAAAGTGGAAAAACTGGAGGAAGACATTCAGAGAATGAAACAGGAATTTGCGGTGGCGAAAGAGCAGAGGGTAGGGGTGCAGCAAAGTTCCCAACAAGAGGCCCAGAACCAGGCCTTGGAGGGACTAATCCACGCCGCTGACAGTCCGGCCCGGGGCCACGGCGAGGAGAGCAGTGGACACATTGCCACAGAATCACTGCAGAGAGAAGTGGAGAGGCTGAAACAGCAGctcgaggaggagaaggacacaCAGGAGAGGCTGGCTAACAGCTTCAAGCAAGAGCGACTAATGTGGAACAAGGAAAAAGACCGGGTCATCAAGTACCAAAAGCAGCTCCAGATCAACTACCTGCAGATGCACAAGAAGaaccaggagctggagaggatcCTGAAGGAGGTGACCGCTGAGCTGGAGAGCCGGACGGAGCTCGGTGTGGACATCAACTACAGCTCACGGTTACAAACGTATGACGACGTTATTGCAACAGAGATCTAA